A window of the Oscillospiraceae bacterium NTUH-002-81 genome harbors these coding sequences:
- a CDS encoding QueT transporter family protein: protein MKENKVLFMNQAAMIAAIYVVLTIVGASVSFGPVQLRFAEALTILPYFTPAAIPGLFIGCLIANTLGGAILPDIVFGSIATLIGAYGSWYVRKHPILVPLPPIIANTLIVPFVLKYGYGEPLSIPFMMLTVGAGEVLGCGILGYIVLKLLNGYKDVIFRGASQA, encoded by the coding sequence ATGAAAGAGAACAAGGTTTTATTCATGAACCAGGCAGCCATGATCGCTGCCATCTACGTGGTGCTCACCATTGTAGGCGCAAGCGTAAGCTTCGGCCCGGTGCAGCTTCGATTTGCAGAAGCGCTGACGATCCTGCCTTATTTTACACCGGCAGCGATCCCCGGCCTGTTTATCGGATGCCTGATCGCCAACACGCTGGGCGGTGCGATCTTACCGGATATTGTGTTCGGCAGTATCGCCACGCTGATCGGTGCCTATGGTTCCTGGTATGTGCGTAAGCACCCCATTCTGGTGCCGCTTCCGCCGATCATTGCCAACACGCTGATCGTTCCGTTTGTACTGAAATACGGCTACGGCGAGCCTTTGAGCATTCCTTTTATGATGCTGACTGTTGGCGCCGGAGAAGTGCTCGGCTGTGGGATCCTGGGATATATTGTTCTGAAGCTGCTGAACGGTTATAAAGATGTGATCTTCCGCGGCGCTTCACAGGCGTAA
- a CDS encoding Uma2 family endonuclease — MPFLQREDYTTEDIYALPEGTRAELIDGQIYYMAPPSRIHQRISTRLASLIDHYIDSHHGTCQVYAAPFAVFLNEDDRNYVEPDISVICDTSKLTDKGCSGAPDWIIEIVSPGSKRMDYFTKLFKYRTAGVREYWIVDPAKNLILVYNFDASDSEQYTFADTVKAGIYEDLYIDFSSFEI, encoded by the coding sequence ATGCCATTCCTGCAACGAGAAGATTACACCACGGAAGATATTTACGCATTGCCGGAAGGAACCCGCGCGGAACTCATTGACGGGCAGATTTACTATATGGCACCGCCCTCACGAATACACCAACGAATTTCCACACGGCTGGCCAGTTTGATTGATCATTATATTGACAGCCATCACGGCACCTGCCAGGTTTATGCTGCCCCATTTGCCGTATTTCTGAATGAGGACGACAGAAATTACGTGGAGCCGGATATATCCGTCATCTGTGACACATCCAAACTCACTGATAAGGGCTGCAGCGGTGCGCCTGACTGGATCATTGAAATTGTATCCCCCGGCAGCAAACGCATGGATTATTTCACAAAACTGTTCAAATACCGCACGGCTGGCGTCCGGGAATACTGGATTGTTGATCCTGCCAAAAATCTGATCCTGGTTTATAACTTCGATGCCAGCGATTCCGAGCAATATACCTTCGCAGATACCGTCAAGGCCGGTATCTATGAAGATCTGTACATTGATTTCAGCAGTTTTGAAATATAG
- the asnS gene encoding asparagine--tRNA ligase, protein MELITVREIYRNKEEYIGKQIQVGGWIRSIRDSKAFGFIVLSDGSFFEPLQIVYHDTMDNFAQVSKLNVGSAIIVTGTLVATPQAKQPFEIQADTVEIEGMSTPDYPLQKKRHSFEYLRTISHLRPRTNTFQAVFRVRSIIAYAIHKFFQERDFVYVHTPLITGSDCEGAGEMFQVTTLDLNNVPKTKDGKVDYSQDFFGKETNLTVSGQLNVETFACAFRNVYTFGPTFRAENSNTTRHAAEFWMIEPELAFADLKDNMIVAESMLKYVIRYVMEHAPEEMQFFNQFVDKGLLERLNTVVNSEFGHVTYTEAVDILMQHNDEFEYKVFWGCDLQTEHERYLTEKIYKRPVFVTDYPKEIKAFYMKMNEDNKTVAAMDLLVPGIGEIIGGSQREDDYGKLKARMEELGLKEEDYDFYLDLRKYGSVRHSGFGLGFERCVMYLTGMGNIRDVIPFPRTVNNCEL, encoded by the coding sequence ATGGAACTGATTACCGTAAGAGAGATTTACAGAAACAAAGAAGAATATATCGGAAAGCAGATTCAGGTGGGCGGATGGATCCGAAGCATCCGTGATTCCAAGGCATTTGGATTTATCGTCCTGTCTGACGGAAGCTTTTTTGAGCCACTGCAGATTGTATACCATGACACCATGGACAATTTTGCGCAGGTTTCCAAGCTGAACGTGGGAAGCGCGATCATCGTCACCGGTACGCTGGTGGCAACGCCCCAGGCCAAGCAGCCTTTTGAGATCCAGGCAGACACGGTGGAGATCGAAGGCATGTCCACACCGGATTATCCGCTGCAGAAGAAGCGCCACAGCTTTGAGTACCTGAGAACCATCAGCCATCTCCGCCCGAGAACAAATACGTTCCAGGCTGTTTTCCGCGTGCGTTCCATCATCGCCTATGCGATCCACAAATTTTTCCAGGAGAGAGATTTTGTTTACGTGCACACTCCCCTGATCACGGGCAGTGACTGCGAGGGTGCAGGCGAGATGTTCCAGGTGACGACGCTGGATCTGAACAACGTGCCGAAGACCAAGGACGGCAAGGTGGACTACAGCCAGGATTTCTTTGGAAAAGAGACGAACCTGACGGTCAGCGGCCAGCTGAACGTGGAGACGTTTGCCTGCGCATTCCGCAATGTGTATACATTTGGCCCGACTTTCCGCGCAGAGAATTCCAACACCACCCGTCATGCGGCTGAGTTCTGGATGATCGAGCCCGAGCTGGCATTTGCCGACCTGAAGGACAACATGATCGTGGCGGAATCCATGCTGAAATACGTGATCCGCTATGTGATGGAGCATGCGCCGGAGGAAATGCAGTTCTTTAACCAGTTTGTGGACAAGGGCCTGCTGGAGCGCCTGAACACAGTGGTGAATTCCGAGTTCGGCCATGTGACCTACACCGAGGCTGTGGACATTCTCATGCAGCACAACGATGAGTTTGAGTATAAAGTATTCTGGGGATGTGACCTGCAGACCGAGCATGAGCGCTACCTGACCGAGAAGATTTACAAGCGCCCGGTATTTGTCACCGATTATCCGAAGGAGATCAAGGCCTTCTATATGAAGATGAACGAGGACAACAAGACAGTGGCAGCTATGGATCTGCTGGTGCCGGGCATCGGCGAGATCATCGGCGGCAGCCAGCGTGAGGACGATTACGGCAAGCTGAAAGCCCGCATGGAGGAGCTGGGTCTGAAGGAAGAGGATTATGATTTCTATCTGGATCTGCGGAAATACGGTTCCGTGCGTCACTCCGGTTTTGGCCTGGGCTTCGAGCGCTGCGTCATGTATCTGACCGGCATGGGCAACATCAGAGACGTGATCCCGTTCCCGAGAACAGTCAATAACTGCGAGCTGTAA